One stretch of Bacteroidales bacterium DNA includes these proteins:
- the fucI gene encoding L-fucose isomerase (catalyzes the conversion of the aldose L-fucose into the corresponding ketose L-fuculose) → MSTKRLKGIVPKIGIRPTIDGRQRGVRESLEDQTMNLARSVAKLIGSELRHGDGSPVECVIADSTIGRVAEAAACAEKFD, encoded by the coding sequence ATGAGTACAAAAAGGCTAAAAGGAATTGTTCCGAAGATTGGAATTCGTCCGACGATTGACGGACGGCAACGTGGAGTACGCGAGTCGCTTGAAGACCAGACCATGAATCTGGCCAGGAGTGTGGCAAAACTTATCGGTTCGGAATTACGTCACGGCGACGGATCACCGGTAGAATGTGTGATTGCCGACAGCACTATCGGCCGTGTAGCCGAAGCTGCGGCCTGCGCTGAAAAATTTGACC